A stretch of the Corylus avellana chromosome ca6, CavTom2PMs-1.0 genome encodes the following:
- the LOC132184151 gene encoding protein ASPARTIC PROTEASE IN GUARD CELL 1: MRFLLHIIFFALFYTSATVGFVRSRSSPQSPKTTILDVAASIQKTQTVFATQALFNQQKPSFSAKSSLTLQLHSRMSVQKHSHSDYRSLTLARLERDSARVRSLTARLDLALRGIGQSDLEPVDTRDGQGFAAEDIQGPVVSGTSEGSGEYFSRVGIGKPPSSVYMVLDTGSDVNWLQCAPCADCYQQADPIFDPASSASYAPLSCEARQCRSLDVSECRNDTCLYEVSYGDGSYTVGDFVTETITLGTASVTNVAIGCGHNNEGLFVGAAGLLGLGGGSLSFPSQLNASSFSYCLVDRDSDSASTLEFNSPLPPNAVTAPLHRNPQLDTFYYLGLTALSVGGELLPVPESSFQLDSTGNGGIIVDSGTAVTRFQTDTYNSLRDAFVNGTRDLPSTNGVALFDTCYDLSSRSSVEVPTVAFHFPDGKVLPLPAKNYLIPIDSVGTFCFAFAPTSSALSIIGNVQQQGTRVGFDIAKSVVGFSPNKC; the protein is encoded by the coding sequence ATGAGGTTCCTACTGCACATTATCTTCTTCGCCTTGTTTTACACTTCGGCGACGGTGGGTTTTGTTCGCTCCCGGAGCTCACCTCAGAGCCCCAAAACGACCATCCTCGACGTCGCGGCTTCGATTCAAAAAACCCAAACCGTTTTTGCAACGCAAGCACTCTTCAACCAGCAGAAACCGAGCTTCTCAGCCAAGTCTTCGCTCACTCTTCAACTTCATTCGAGAATGTCAGTCCAGAAACATTCTCACAGTGACTACAGGTCACTGACTTTGGCGCGGCTCGAGCGCGACTCGGCCCGAGTCAGATCTTTGACGGCGCGGTTAGATCTAGCGCTTAGAGGCATTGGCCAATCAGATCTCGAACCGGTGGATACGAGGGATGGTCAGGGGTTTGCAGCTGAGGATATACAAGGTCCGGTTGTTTCAGGGACGAGTGAGGGAAGCGGCGAGTACTTCTCACGCGTTGGGATCGGCAAACCGCCGAGTTCCGTGTACATGGTGCTCGACACAGGCAGTGACGTCAACTGGCTACAGTGCGCTCCCTGCGCCGACTGCTACCAGCAAGCCGACCCGATCTTCGACCCGGCTTCATCCGCTTCGTACGCGCCGCTCTCGTGCGAGGCCCGGCAATGCAGGTCCCTCGACGTGTCCGAGTGCCGCAACGACACGTGTCTCTACGAGGTGTCCTACGGCGACGGCTCGTACACAGTCGGCGACTTTGTGACCGAGACCATCACTCTCGGCACGGCTTCGGTCACCAACGTAGCGATCGGCTGCGGCCACAACAACGAAGGTTTGTTCGTTGGCGCCGCCGGCTTGCTTGGCCTCGGCGGTGGCTCTCTCTCGTTCCCGTCTCAGCTCAACGCCTCGTCCTTCTCATACTGTCTCGTGGACCGTGACTCGGACTCAGCCTCTACTCTCGAGTTCAACTCACCTCTCCCTCCTAACGCCGTTACCGCTCCGTTACACCGTAACCCCCAACTCGACACGTTCTACTACCTCGGCCTAACCGCACTCAGCGTCGGCGGTGAATTGCTGCCGGTTCCGGAATCATCCTTCCAACTCGACAGTACTGGAAACGGCGGAATTATCGTCGACTCGGGCACGGCCGTGACTCGGTTTCAAACGGACACCTACAACTCGCTCCGTGACGCCTTCGTGAATGGCACACGAGACTTGCCGTCTACTAACGGCGTGGCGCTGTTCGACACGTGCTACGACCTGTCATCGAGGTCCAGCGTCGAGGTCCCAACGGTGGCGTTTCATTTTCCAGACGGGAAGGTGTTGCCGTTACCGGCTAAGAATTACCTGATACCGATTGATTCGGTCGGAACGTTCTGTTTCGCGTTCGCTCCCACTTCCTCGGCGTTGTCAATCATCGGTAATGTCCAACAGCAAGGGACACGTGTTGGGTTCGATATCGCTAAATCTGTTGTTGGGTTCTCACCCAATAAATGCTAG
- the LOC132184580 gene encoding uncharacterized protein LOC132184580 isoform X2, whose amino-acid sequence MLHLVVLGLSLVVLGLNRYGKKDRLNIDRYTPRYTEHHGGLTEDYWPMYAVAGGVGTVLGCTWLLFLGSQANQMMKVSVHILTTYLAVISVLCFWGKLFFWGVMSGIGAALQFLYVISVIDRLPFTMLVLQKAVKMVWSLPKVMRIAYAFMLVMLLWMGLWSFGAAGVVASSMGDGQRWWLLVVLSVSLFWTGAVLCNTVHVIVSGMVFLVLIHGGHEPSSIPSNSLMKSLRYAVTTSFGSICYGSLFTAAIRTLRWEIRGVRSKIGNNECLLCCVDFLFHLVETLVRFFNKYAYVQIAVCGKSFNHSARDAWELFQSTGVEALVAYDCSGAVLLMGTLLGGLVTGTCSGVWTWIKWRDKMSMVGSTAMLMGMVLVGLAMVVVESAVTSIYICYAEDPLLIHRWDSEFFDQMSEMLHQRLQYRSARAREVLTHNRFDGHTQEMLPA is encoded by the exons ATGCTTCATTTGGTGGTTTTGGGACTCAGCCTTGTGGTTCTCGGGCTCAATAGGTATGGGAAAAAAGATAGGCTAAACATTGATAGGTACACCCCTCGATATACAGAACACCACGGTGGCTTGACGGAGGATTATTGGCCAATGTATGCTGTTGCCGGTGGTGTTGGGACTGTTCTGGGATGTACTTGGTTGTTGTTCCTGGGTTCACAGGCCAACCAAATGATGAAGGTTTCAGTGCACATTTTGACTACCTATCTTGCTGTGATTAGCGTTTTGTGTTTCTGGGGGAAGCTGTTCTTTTGGGGCGTTATGTCTGGGATTGGTGCTGCTTTGCAGTTCTTGTATGTCATATCAGTAATAGACAG ACTTCCATTTACCATGCTGGTATTGCAAAAGGCTGTGAAGATGGTATGGAGTCTTCCAAAAGTTATGAGAATAGCATATGCATTCATGCTTGTCATGCTTCTGTGGATGGGATTATGGTCTTTTGGAGCAGCTGGTGTCGTGGCTTCGAGCATGGGTGATGGTCAACGCTGGTGGCTTCTTGTG GTTTTATCTGTAAGCTTATTCTGGACAGGTGCAGTCCTCTGTAATACTGTACATGTTATAGTATCTGGGATGGTGTTTCTTGTTCTTATCCATGGTGGTCATGAACCATCATCAATACCTTCGAATTCCTTGATGAAGTCTTTACGATATGCTGTGACAACATCTTTTGGAAGCATTTGCTATGGATCACTCTTTACAGCTGCTATTCGGACATTACGGTGGGAG ATTAGGGGAGTTCGGTCGAAGATTGGCAACAATGAGTGTTTACTTTGCTGTGTCGATTTCCTATTTCATCTTGTGGAGACCCTAGTTCGTTTTTTCAACAAGTATGCCTATGTTCAG ATTGCTGTTTGTGGCAAAAGCTTTAACCATTCAGCAAGGGATGCCTGGGAGTTATTCCAGTCAACTGGAGTTGAAGCGCTTGTTGCCTATGATTGTTCAGGTGCAGTTCTGCTAATGGGAACTCTTTTGGGTGGGCTTGTGACTGGAACTTGCTCAGGAGTTTGGACCTGGATTAAATGGAGGGACAAAATGAGCATGGTGGGGTCCACTGCAATGTTGATGGGAATGGTTTTG GTGGGACTGGCAATGGTCGTGGTTGAAAGTGCTGTTACATCCATATACATCTGTTATGCAGAAGATCCATTGTTAATTCATAGATGGGATTCCGAGTTTTTTGACCAGATGTCAGAGATGCTACACCAACGTCTTCAGTATAGGAGCGCGCGAGCAAGGGAAGTATTAACTCACAATCGGTTTGATGGCCACACACAAGAAATGCTACCTGCTTGA
- the LOC132184580 gene encoding uncharacterized protein LOC132184580 isoform X1 codes for MSDSQSPTSSSFDSASGSAADQNVVRSRRSGDGAQTLASEPSRRWRDIFWLAIFMLHLVVLGLSLVVLGLNRYGKKDRLNIDRYTPRYTEHHGGLTEDYWPMYAVAGGVGTVLGCTWLLFLGSQANQMMKVSVHILTTYLAVISVLCFWGKLFFWGVMSGIGAALQFLYVISVIDRLPFTMLVLQKAVKMVWSLPKVMRIAYAFMLVMLLWMGLWSFGAAGVVASSMGDGQRWWLLVVLSVSLFWTGAVLCNTVHVIVSGMVFLVLIHGGHEPSSIPSNSLMKSLRYAVTTSFGSICYGSLFTAAIRTLRWEIRGVRSKIGNNECLLCCVDFLFHLVETLVRFFNKYAYVQIAVCGKSFNHSARDAWELFQSTGVEALVAYDCSGAVLLMGTLLGGLVTGTCSGVWTWIKWRDKMSMVGSTAMLMGMVLVGLAMVVVESAVTSIYICYAEDPLLIHRWDSEFFDQMSEMLHQRLQYRSARAREVLTHNRFDGHTQEMLPA; via the exons ATGAGCGACTCTCAGAGCCCCACCTCATCCTCCTTTGACTCCGCTTCCGGCTCCGCCGCCGATCAG AATGTAGTCCGGAGTCGGAGAAGTGGTGATGGTGCTCAAACGCTGGCTTCTGAGCCATCACGCCGCTGGCGGGATATATTTTGGTTGGCAATATTTATGCTTCATTTGGTGGTTTTGGGACTCAGCCTTGTGGTTCTCGGGCTCAATAGGTATGGGAAAAAAGATAGGCTAAACATTGATAGGTACACCCCTCGATATACAGAACACCACGGTGGCTTGACGGAGGATTATTGGCCAATGTATGCTGTTGCCGGTGGTGTTGGGACTGTTCTGGGATGTACTTGGTTGTTGTTCCTGGGTTCACAGGCCAACCAAATGATGAAGGTTTCAGTGCACATTTTGACTACCTATCTTGCTGTGATTAGCGTTTTGTGTTTCTGGGGGAAGCTGTTCTTTTGGGGCGTTATGTCTGGGATTGGTGCTGCTTTGCAGTTCTTGTATGTCATATCAGTAATAGACAG ACTTCCATTTACCATGCTGGTATTGCAAAAGGCTGTGAAGATGGTATGGAGTCTTCCAAAAGTTATGAGAATAGCATATGCATTCATGCTTGTCATGCTTCTGTGGATGGGATTATGGTCTTTTGGAGCAGCTGGTGTCGTGGCTTCGAGCATGGGTGATGGTCAACGCTGGTGGCTTCTTGTG GTTTTATCTGTAAGCTTATTCTGGACAGGTGCAGTCCTCTGTAATACTGTACATGTTATAGTATCTGGGATGGTGTTTCTTGTTCTTATCCATGGTGGTCATGAACCATCATCAATACCTTCGAATTCCTTGATGAAGTCTTTACGATATGCTGTGACAACATCTTTTGGAAGCATTTGCTATGGATCACTCTTTACAGCTGCTATTCGGACATTACGGTGGGAG ATTAGGGGAGTTCGGTCGAAGATTGGCAACAATGAGTGTTTACTTTGCTGTGTCGATTTCCTATTTCATCTTGTGGAGACCCTAGTTCGTTTTTTCAACAAGTATGCCTATGTTCAG ATTGCTGTTTGTGGCAAAAGCTTTAACCATTCAGCAAGGGATGCCTGGGAGTTATTCCAGTCAACTGGAGTTGAAGCGCTTGTTGCCTATGATTGTTCAGGTGCAGTTCTGCTAATGGGAACTCTTTTGGGTGGGCTTGTGACTGGAACTTGCTCAGGAGTTTGGACCTGGATTAAATGGAGGGACAAAATGAGCATGGTGGGGTCCACTGCAATGTTGATGGGAATGGTTTTG GTGGGACTGGCAATGGTCGTGGTTGAAAGTGCTGTTACATCCATATACATCTGTTATGCAGAAGATCCATTGTTAATTCATAGATGGGATTCCGAGTTTTTTGACCAGATGTCAGAGATGCTACACCAACGTCTTCAGTATAGGAGCGCGCGAGCAAGGGAAGTATTAACTCACAATCGGTTTGATGGCCACACACAAGAAATGCTACCTGCTTGA